ACCTCGCGCTGGTTTGATGCGGACGCCAGCAAGCAACGGAGCGAGTTTGTGGAAACCGAACTGCAGCGCCAGTGGAAGGAGTTGTTCCAACAACTGAATGCGCAACTGTCGTCCGCAGACCCGGAGGCGAGCGCGGTCGCCAATTAGGTCCGTGGGCGGAGGATTTAGCACTAAAACCCTGCATTCGACTCTCATTTTCCGTGAATCGTTTTTACGCAATAGAACGTGCTTGCTATTATGGCAAACATGCGTTAAATGGATTCACGAGCGCCGGAAAGGTGTTCGTAGGCAGGATGACAACGTGATGAAAGAACGACTTGGCAGGCTGGCGGAGATTCGGACGGGTTATCCGTTCCGCGGTCGCATTGACCGCGTGGAAGACGGCAATTGCCGGCTGGTGCAGATGGGTGATGTGCGGGCCAGCGCCGGCGATGTGACCGACGTGGCGGCGCGGGTGAATCTGCCGGAAGGTCCGGGCAAGCATGTGCTGCACTACGGCGACGTGCTGTTTGTCGGGCGCGGGATGCGGAACGAGGCGGCGACGTTCGTGGCCGAGGGCGGCAACGTGATCGCCGCGCCGCATCTGTTCGTGCTGCGGACGGAAGGCCGCGTGGCCTTCCCGGATTACCTGACGTGGTGGCTGAACCTGCCGGAGACGCAGGAGAAAATCCGGGCCATGCGGCGCGGCTCGGCCGTGCCGTTCGTGCCGATGAGCAACCTGGCCGCGCTGGAAGTGCCCCTGCCCAGCATCGACATGCAGAACCACATTGCGGGCATCCAACGCCTGAGCCTGCAGGAGCAAAGTCTGATGGAACAGATCCGGGAACGCCGCCGCGCCCTGGTGGACGGACTGCTGTTGGAAGCAGTGAGACGGACCACAGCGGGAAGCGCGACGGCAAACCATTAACGCGGAAGCAAACGAACCATTTACCAATACCATGAAAAAAATCAGCCAAGACGAAATCAACGACGTGGCGTGGAAGGCGTGCGACACGTTTCGCGGCACGATTGATCCCGCGCAATACAAGGATTACATCCTCGTGATGTTGTTCCTGAAATACCTGTCGGACGTGTGGAAGGACAAGCAGGAGGAATACGAGAAGGAGTTCAAGGGCGACAAGGAACGGGTGGCCCGCCGGCTGGCCCGCGAGCGCTTTGTGCTGCCCGCAGGGTGCGATTATTACACCCTCTACGCCAAGCGCAACGAGGCGAACATCGGCGAGCTGATCAACGTGGCGCTGGAGCAGATCGAGGATGCGAACAAGGCCAAGCTGGAGGGCGTGTTTCGCAACATTGATTTCAACTCGGAAGCCAATCTGGGCCAGACGAAGGAACGCAACAAGCGGCTGAAACATCTGCTGGAGGATTTTGCCGACGAACGGCTGGACCTGCGGCCCTCGGTGGTGGGCAAGCAGGACATCATTGGCAACACCTACCAGTATTTGATTGGCCGGTTTGCCAGCGACGCGGGGAAGAAGGGCGGCGAGTTCTACACGCCGGGTGAAGTCTCGGAACTGCTGGCGAAGCTGCTCGCGCCGAAAAGCGGCAACCGGATTTGCGACCCGACTTCCGGCAGCGGCTCGCTGCTGATTCAGGTGGGCGACCAGGTGAGCGACGGGAATTTTTCCCTCTACGGGCAGGAGATGAACGGCAGCACGTGGGCGTTGTGCCGGATGAACATGTTTCTGCACCACAAGGACAGTGCGCGGATTGAGTGGGGCGACACCATCACGAACCCGAAGCTGATCGAGAAAGATGCATTGATGAAGTTTGACGTGGTGGTGGCGAACATGCCGTTCTCGCTGGACAAGTGGGGCGCGGAAGGCGCGGAGGCGGACAAGTATCACCGCTTCCACCGCGGCGTGCCGCCGAAGAGCAAAGGCGATTATGCCTTCCTGTGCCACATGATTGAGACGGCGGTGGAAGGCACAGGCAAGGTGGGCGCGATCACGCCGCACGGCGTGCTGTTCCGTGGCGGCGCGGAAGGACGCATCCGCCAGGCGCTGATTGAGGAAAACCTGCTGGAAGCCGTGATTGGTCTGCCGCCTGGACTTTTTTACGGCACGGGCATCCCGGCGGTGATCCTGATTTTCAACAAGGGGAAGAAAACCAAGGACGTGCTGTTCATTGATGCGAGCCGGGAGTTTGTGGAGAGCACGAATCAGAACAAGCTGGGCGCGGAGCACATTGCAAAAATCGTGGCTACCTACAAGGCGTTTAAGACCGTGGACAAGTATGCCTACCGCGCCACGCCACAAGAAATTGCCGAGAACGATTACAATCTGAACATTCCGCGTTATGTGGACACATTTGAGCCTGAGAAGATGGTGGATTTGAAGGCCGTGCAAAAGGAGATCGAAACGCTCGAAGGCGAACTGGCCGGCGTGCGCAAGCAGATGGCGGGTTACTTGAAGGATCTCGGGGTATGAAGAAGCTCCCCGCTGGCTGGCAGATGATTGCTTTCGGTGAGATTGTGGAACAATCTCAATATGGGCTGTCCTCTTCGTCGAGTCCTGATGGACGCATCCCCATTTTGGGGATGAAGAACATCAATGATGGCAAGCTTGTGTGTGATGATGTCGCACGGGTCAACGTCTCCGAAGAGGAGTTGAAAAACTACCGTCTGGAAGCAGGCGATCTGCTGTTCAATCGCACAAACAGCCCTGATCTCGTGGGGAAAACGGCACTCTTTTCCGAAACAGGAGATTTCGTGTGCGCGTCTTATCTCGTCCGTTTTACCCTTCGACGGGACTTGGTTGACCCGCGCTTCGTCTGTTACTGGTTCAATACCGACCATTCGCAGCGGACTCTGCAACAACTGGCGACGAAAGCTGTTGCGCAGGCGAACATTAACCCCACGGCACTTCAGAAAATGTTTCGTTTGCCGTTGCCGTCCAAGTCGGAGCAAATCGAAATAGCGGATAGGTTGGCCTGCTGGGACGAAGCAATTTCTGGTGTAAAATCCATTCTGGCGGCGAAAACAGAGCAGAAGCGCGGGCTGATGCAGCAACTTTTGACAGGGCAGACGCGGTTCAAGGAGTTCAAGGGGGAGAAGTGGCGGCACTGTCATCTTGGCGATGTAGTCCAAGCAATGTCGCGCCCCGTGGCGTGGGATGAGAATGAGCTGTATCGGCTGGCTATTGTTCGCCGCTGGTGCGGCGGCGTGGATTTGCGCGAGTCACTCTACGGCCACCAGATCAAAGTGAAGAAGCTGCAGACGATCCGGACTGGTGATTTTCTCATTTCGCATATTCAAGCGGCCTACGGAGCAATGGCGCTCGTGCCCGAAGAATTTGACGGCGCGAAAGTATCTGAACTTTACACCATCCTTCGCCCCAAAGATCCCAAGGCATTTGACATTCGGATTTTGGGCTACCTCGGCCAGACAAAGCGGATGTGGTATATGGCGATTCAGGCGAGCAATGGATTTTTTGCGGAACGCTTGCGGCTGAATTTTGACCCGGACGAATTTTTGCACCTACCAGTGAACATTCCGCCGACATTTGCGGAACAGAAGAAGATCGCGGACACACTGGAAGCCTGCGACCGCGAAATCGAGTTGCTGCAAAAGCAACTCGCCGCGTTGAAGGAGCAAAAGCGCGGGCTGATGCAGAAACTGTTGACGGGAGAAGTGAGGGTGAAAACGAAATGAAGAAGGAAGAATGATGAATGCTGAACCAGTCAAAAACCAAGCTCCGGTCGAGCCGCGTTGTTACTCGCATGTGCTTCACTTTCCGAATAAGAGGCCATTTGACAACGCCGACCTCCGCTGGCCGGGGTTCATCGGAGAATTTGTTACCCCGATCGTGACGAGCCATCCCGAAGTGCTCTACTGGTTCTCGTTCTACGGAGCGTTCGCGCGTTTCCGCGTTCATACAGCAGATTACGAAGCCCTGCGCCCGCAGTTGGAGGCGTTGCGAGACAAGTTAGGTTTGGAGGACAGAGGGGAAGAAAAGGATTATGTCCTGGAGAATGATTTGGGGAGCGCTCGCTTTCGTGGGCCTAACTGCAAGGTGTCCGCAAAAGCGAGGGGGGAATCGGTTTTACGGGCGTTGAAGGGAGCAAGTGATTTGATGGTCGAGAGCGTCATTCAGCGCCCGGACGGCTATTGGGAATTTGAATTGAACGAAGACGTGTTGCAAAACCCTGTGAGCGGTCATCGATTCAGTGTTTGCCACCTTTTCCATAACCTGATGGACAGCAAAGCGCGGGTGTTTGCGTTTCATGATGCGCGGGGTTTCGACGGGGTTCTGTCACACATCTATTTTCATAACGCTCGACAGAAAGGGCAGATCGCGCCCGTGAGTGCGCAGCATCACGACATTTTGATGTGAACTAGAGGGTAAAATTTATACAACATGAGCAATCCCGCAAAATCGGTATCGGACAAGGATGGAAAGCGCTTTCTGCAACAAGCGTTCCACGAACAGCAAAAAGTTCTGCAAGCTCAACTGGAGTATGCCAAGAAAACCATAACGCAT
This genomic stretch from Verrucomicrobiia bacterium harbors:
- a CDS encoding restriction endonuclease subunit S codes for the protein MKERLGRLAEIRTGYPFRGRIDRVEDGNCRLVQMGDVRASAGDVTDVAARVNLPEGPGKHVLHYGDVLFVGRGMRNEAATFVAEGGNVIAAPHLFVLRTEGRVAFPDYLTWWLNLPETQEKIRAMRRGSAVPFVPMSNLAALEVPLPSIDMQNHIAGIQRLSLQEQSLMEQIRERRRALVDGLLLEAVRRTTAGSATANH
- a CDS encoding type I restriction-modification system subunit M, which codes for MKKISQDEINDVAWKACDTFRGTIDPAQYKDYILVMLFLKYLSDVWKDKQEEYEKEFKGDKERVARRLARERFVLPAGCDYYTLYAKRNEANIGELINVALEQIEDANKAKLEGVFRNIDFNSEANLGQTKERNKRLKHLLEDFADERLDLRPSVVGKQDIIGNTYQYLIGRFASDAGKKGGEFYTPGEVSELLAKLLAPKSGNRICDPTSGSGSLLIQVGDQVSDGNFSLYGQEMNGSTWALCRMNMFLHHKDSARIEWGDTITNPKLIEKDALMKFDVVVANMPFSLDKWGAEGAEADKYHRFHRGVPPKSKGDYAFLCHMIETAVEGTGKVGAITPHGVLFRGGAEGRIRQALIEENLLEAVIGLPPGLFYGTGIPAVILIFNKGKKTKDVLFIDASREFVESTNQNKLGAEHIAKIVATYKAFKTVDKYAYRATPQEIAENDYNLNIPRYVDTFEPEKMVDLKAVQKEIETLEGELAGVRKQMAGYLKDLGV
- a CDS encoding restriction endonuclease subunit S, with the protein product MKKLPAGWQMIAFGEIVEQSQYGLSSSSSPDGRIPILGMKNINDGKLVCDDVARVNVSEEELKNYRLEAGDLLFNRTNSPDLVGKTALFSETGDFVCASYLVRFTLRRDLVDPRFVCYWFNTDHSQRTLQQLATKAVAQANINPTALQKMFRLPLPSKSEQIEIADRLACWDEAISGVKSILAAKTEQKRGLMQQLLTGQTRFKEFKGEKWRHCHLGDVVQAMSRPVAWDENELYRLAIVRRWCGGVDLRESLYGHQIKVKKLQTIRTGDFLISHIQAAYGAMALVPEEFDGAKVSELYTILRPKDPKAFDIRILGYLGQTKRMWYMAIQASNGFFAERLRLNFDPDEFLHLPVNIPPTFAEQKKIADTLEACDREIELLQKQLAALKEQKRGLMQKLLTGEVRVKTK